In Janthinobacterium sp. 67, a genomic segment contains:
- a CDS encoding class I SAM-dependent methyltransferase — MTQNIYDNDSFFTAYSQLPRSIGGLDSAPEWPALRALLPELQGKSVLDLGCGYGWFCRWAAEAGAARVLGVDVSKKMLAQASAMGEHPTVSYARLDLEQLALPPASYDLVYSSLAFHYIEGFDTLLAAIRHGLKPGGKLVFSIEHPIFMAPRQPGWLTDAQGRKTWPVDSYQQQGPRMSDWLAPGVIKQHRTLGTTLNALLRAGFQLDHVEEWGPTDAQVVQQPALAEERERPMLLLVGCGRP, encoded by the coding sequence ATGACACAGAATATCTACGATAACGACAGCTTCTTCACCGCCTACAGCCAGCTGCCGCGCTCCATCGGCGGTCTCGACAGCGCCCCAGAATGGCCAGCCCTGCGCGCCCTGCTGCCCGAGTTGCAAGGAAAAAGCGTGCTGGACCTGGGCTGCGGCTATGGCTGGTTCTGCCGCTGGGCTGCCGAGGCTGGCGCGGCGCGCGTGCTGGGCGTGGACGTGTCGAAAAAGATGCTGGCGCAGGCAAGCGCCATGGGAGAACACCCGACGGTCAGCTATGCGCGGCTTGATCTGGAACAACTGGCCTTGCCGCCAGCCAGCTACGACCTCGTCTACAGTTCGCTGGCGTTCCACTACATCGAAGGTTTCGACACCCTGCTGGCCGCCATCCGCCACGGCTTGAAGCCTGGCGGCAAGCTGGTGTTTTCCATCGAGCACCCGATCTTCATGGCGCCGCGCCAGCCCGGCTGGCTGACGGATGCGCAGGGCCGCAAGACCTGGCCCGTTGACAGCTACCAGCAGCAAGGCCCGCGCATGTCGGACTGGCTGGCGCCAGGCGTGATCAAGCAGCACCGCACCCTCGGCACAACCTTGAATGCTTTGCTACGCGCCGGTTTCCAGCTGGACCACGTGGAAGAATGGGGACCGACCGATGCACAGGTGGTGCAGCAGCCGGCCCTGGCCGAAGAGCGCGAGCGGCCGATGCTGTTGCTGGTGGGGTGCGGTCGGCCCTAG
- a CDS encoding voltage-gated chloride channel family protein: MQRLSALTDLLKHLLKWLLLAFVVAVLAGTASALFLFALDWATRTRMAHAWLIWLLPVAGFAVGWLYLRYGGGVEGGANLLIDEIHDPKKIIPLRMAPLVLGGTVISHLFGASVGREGTAVQMGGALADQLTRLFRLNNEDRRIILMAGISAGFASVFGTPLAGAIFGLEVLAIGRLRYEAMLPCLLAAVIADQVGLLWAPLLNIHHTHYAVPLIPALSAWTLCAMVIAGVLFGVTGKVFAQATHGLSGLMKRWIGYAPLRPLVGGLVVAIAVWLIGTDKYIGLGIPTIADALKETLPAWDFLGKMAFTIVSLGTGFKGGEVTPLFFIGATLGNALGPLLHQPVTLLAAIGFVAVFAGAANTPIASTLMAMELFGTEIGVYAALACVVAYLFSGHAGIYRAQRGGHAKRMPRKDIDA; the protein is encoded by the coding sequence ATGCAGCGTCTTAGCGCCCTCACCGATCTACTAAAGCATCTGTTGAAATGGCTGCTGCTGGCCTTTGTCGTGGCCGTGCTGGCCGGCACGGCCTCGGCACTCTTCCTGTTTGCCCTCGACTGGGCGACGCGCACGCGGATGGCGCACGCCTGGCTGATCTGGCTGCTGCCCGTGGCCGGCTTTGCCGTCGGCTGGCTGTATCTGCGCTACGGCGGCGGCGTCGAAGGCGGTGCGAACTTGCTGATCGATGAAATTCACGACCCGAAAAAAATCATCCCGCTGCGCATGGCGCCGCTGGTGCTGGGCGGCACCGTCATCTCGCATCTGTTCGGCGCCTCGGTTGGACGCGAAGGCACGGCCGTGCAGATGGGCGGTGCGCTGGCCGACCAACTCACGCGCCTGTTCCGCCTGAACAACGAAGACCGCCGCATCATCCTGATGGCCGGCATCAGCGCCGGCTTTGCCTCCGTCTTCGGCACGCCGCTGGCGGGCGCCATCTTCGGCCTGGAAGTGCTGGCCATCGGCCGCCTGCGCTACGAAGCCATGCTGCCCTGCCTGCTGGCCGCCGTCATCGCCGACCAGGTGGGCTTGCTGTGGGCGCCATTATTGAACATTCACCATACGCATTACGCCGTGCCGTTGATCCCCGCCCTCTCCGCCTGGACCTTGTGCGCCATGGTGATCGCCGGCGTGCTGTTCGGCGTGACGGGCAAAGTGTTTGCGCAAGCCACGCACGGCTTGAGCGGCCTGATGAAGCGCTGGATCGGCTACGCCCCGCTGCGCCCGCTCGTGGGCGGCCTCGTCGTTGCCATTGCCGTGTGGCTGATCGGCACGGACAAGTATATCGGCCTGGGCATCCCCACCATCGCCGACGCGCTGAAGGAAACGCTGCCCGCCTGGGATTTCCTCGGCAAGATGGCGTTTACCATCGTCTCGCTGGGCACGGGTTTCAAAGGCGGCGAAGTGACGCCCTTGTTCTTCATCGGCGCGACCCTGGGCAATGCGCTGGGGCCGCTACTGCACCAGCCCGTTACCCTGCTGGCCGCCATCGGCTTCGTTGCCGTCTTTGCGGGCGCCGCCAACACGCCGATCGCCTCTACCCTGATGGCGATGGAACTGTTCGGCACCGAGATCGGCGTGTACGCGGCCCTCGCCTGCGTCGTGGCCTATCTGTTTTCCGGCCACGCGGGCATTTACCGGGCGCAACGGGGCGGCCATGCCAAGCGCATGCCCCGCAAGGACATCGACGCATGA
- a CDS encoding DNA-binding protein, whose product MAKVSAEQINAAMEAMAGEGQVITVRALRERLGNGACLGTISKLLQRRKAGAQRQIAAAAELSPVLQQAILDYVGQELSASHSAHEAEMNDNQQELMDLASENERQQEVLDLQAGELETLREELERERQVANQARTDLAKAQLRLEGLPRLEEAAEQARMDLAKAQFKLEGIPRLEEAAEAARAELIQAQLKLESLTRVETELAAVRLELEAEREELGETRAELDEERTLRIKAQQFIVDPIFKTPV is encoded by the coding sequence ATGGCAAAAGTAAGCGCGGAACAGATCAATGCGGCAATGGAAGCGATGGCGGGCGAAGGCCAGGTCATCACGGTGCGCGCCTTGCGCGAACGGCTGGGCAACGGCGCCTGCCTGGGTACCATCAGCAAGCTCTTGCAGCGCCGCAAGGCCGGTGCGCAGCGCCAGATCGCGGCGGCCGCCGAACTGTCGCCCGTGTTGCAGCAAGCCATCCTCGATTATGTAGGACAGGAATTAAGCGCCAGCCACAGCGCGCATGAAGCCGAGATGAATGACAATCAACAGGAATTGATGGACCTGGCCAGCGAGAACGAGCGCCAGCAGGAAGTGCTTGACCTGCAGGCGGGCGAGCTGGAAACCTTGCGCGAGGAACTCGAGCGCGAGCGGCAAGTGGCGAACCAGGCCCGCACGGACCTGGCCAAGGCGCAGCTGCGCCTGGAAGGCTTGCCGCGCCTGGAAGAGGCGGCCGAGCAGGCACGCATGGACCTGGCCAAGGCGCAATTCAAGCTCGAAGGCATCCCCCGTCTGGAAGAGGCTGCCGAAGCGGCGCGCGCCGAACTGATCCAGGCCCAGCTGAAGCTGGAAAGCCTGACGCGCGTGGAAACGGAACTGGCCGCCGTGCGCCTGGAACTGGAAGCGGAACGCGAAGAGCTGGGCGAAACGCGCGCCGAGCTGGACGAGGAGCGCACCTTGCGCATCAAGGCGCAGCAGTTCATCGTCGATCCAATATTCAAGACGCCTGTTTGA
- a CDS encoding retron St85 family RNA-directed DNA polymerase, producing MSLPRINESLLLWAVGVIQPTSPLEIVQFIEYVTRGTVPPGTLEGIEQQCQHYTKRGLLRSVSTRHNWFSLTYAGDVSIPKEMRRRRDRMRLFLLKKCWQSRIHHVGVPRSQKLIDVSSISQHSGKDIQEVPRPTKSSNRGERGRERFRWPRIFEQIPIGSGSAIGTPTPPPPNTLTFFTFSAQHRSEAAGNPYPINAKELALGIGVSARLLTSIAKTPEKHYRKFQIPKADGSHRNIASPRLFLKILQYWIKDYILFRLPIHQSCYSFLPGVSIIDNATPHIGKNFVATIDIENFFGSITQQGVQSLIVRAGYTAALARIISKLATLDNTLPQGAPTSPIISNSYLFRFDQSISAWCARLGCTYTRYADDMTISGTDRVTVNNCLERATNLLNRYGLKLKSSKTRIQSRGGRQAVTGLVVNEIVQPPREQRRLIRSMIDRYRRDLLDPADLTKLRGWVSYFQSFHHLKNKYNYDEISDLEKDKI from the coding sequence ATGAGTTTACCTAGAATTAACGAATCTCTACTACTGTGGGCAGTTGGCGTTATCCAACCAACGTCCCCCTTAGAAATAGTCCAATTTATCGAGTATGTCACGCGCGGCACAGTGCCACCAGGGACATTAGAAGGCATAGAACAACAATGCCAGCACTATACTAAACGTGGATTATTAAGGTCAGTCAGTACGCGACATAATTGGTTTAGTTTAACCTATGCAGGGGACGTTAGCATTCCAAAAGAAATGCGCCGCCGCCGGGATAGGATGAGATTGTTCTTGCTAAAAAAATGCTGGCAATCTAGAATTCACCATGTAGGGGTACCGCGTTCGCAGAAGTTGATCGATGTTTCGTCGATCAGTCAGCACAGTGGTAAAGATATACAAGAGGTTCCGCGGCCAACGAAAAGTTCTAACCGCGGCGAGCGCGGCCGCGAACGTTTTCGCTGGCCACGGATCTTTGAGCAGATTCCTATCGGATCTGGTTCTGCTATTGGTACCCCTACACCCCCCCCTCCAAACACTTTGACATTTTTTACATTTTCTGCACAGCATCGTAGTGAGGCAGCGGGAAATCCTTACCCAATAAATGCAAAGGAACTGGCACTAGGAATCGGAGTTAGTGCGAGGCTACTTACGTCTATTGCAAAGACTCCTGAAAAACATTACCGAAAATTTCAGATTCCCAAAGCAGATGGCAGCCATAGAAATATTGCATCCCCTAGATTGTTTTTAAAGATCTTGCAATACTGGATAAAAGACTACATTTTATTTCGACTACCCATACATCAATCTTGCTACTCCTTTCTTCCCGGCGTATCAATTATCGACAATGCCACGCCGCACATTGGAAAGAATTTTGTTGCTACTATTGATATAGAAAATTTCTTTGGCTCCATAACTCAACAAGGAGTTCAATCTTTAATTGTTCGGGCTGGATACACAGCCGCACTCGCGAGAATAATTTCAAAACTTGCCACTTTGGATAACACACTTCCCCAAGGGGCGCCGACAAGTCCTATAATTTCAAATTCTTATCTATTCAGATTTGATCAAAGCATTTCCGCTTGGTGCGCGCGACTGGGCTGCACCTATACTCGATATGCCGATGACATGACGATTAGCGGCACAGATCGAGTGACTGTTAACAATTGCCTCGAACGTGCAACGAATTTATTAAATCGATATGGATTAAAATTAAAATCAAGTAAAACTCGGATTCAAAGTCGAGGTGGCCGACAAGCGGTCACTGGCCTCGTAGTAAACGAAATCGTCCAACCCCCAAGAGAGCAAAGGCGATTAATCCGCTCTATGATAGACAGATACAGGCGTGATTTATTAGATCCGGCAGACCTAACAAAATTACGCGGCTGGGTAAGCTATTTTCAGTCATTTCACCATCTGAAAAATAAATACAATTACGATGAAATTTCAGATTTAGAAAAAGATAAAATTTGA
- a CDS encoding helix-turn-helix domain-containing protein gives MRSQAEAGGVLAHLATNLRRLRLAAGFSQEELARRSGLSRRMVNGVEAGSTNISLANLDHVAAALNVAFVDLVQPPQQAHDSLRVLMWQSATQASQAVLLGAAPASRQVELWSWTLAPGERYDAQADPAGFSEMLYVLEGTLQLVLAAETRQLATGEFFVFSSAQAYAYVNAGASTLRFTRNVVM, from the coding sequence TTGCGCAGTCAAGCCGAGGCCGGTGGCGTACTGGCACACCTGGCCACCAATCTGCGGCGCTTGCGCCTTGCCGCCGGCTTCAGTCAGGAAGAACTGGCACGCAGGTCTGGCCTGAGCCGGCGCATGGTCAATGGCGTCGAAGCGGGCAGCACCAACATCAGCCTGGCCAACCTCGACCATGTGGCGGCCGCCTTGAACGTGGCCTTTGTCGACCTCGTGCAGCCGCCGCAGCAAGCGCACGACAGCCTGCGCGTGCTGATGTGGCAAAGTGCGACGCAGGCCAGCCAGGCCGTGCTGCTGGGCGCGGCGCCCGCCAGCCGGCAGGTGGAACTGTGGTCGTGGACCCTGGCGCCAGGCGAGCGCTACGATGCGCAAGCTGATCCGGCCGGCTTCAGCGAAATGCTCTACGTGCTGGAAGGGACGCTGCAGCTCGTGCTGGCGGCGGAAACCAGGCAGTTGGCCACGGGCGAATTTTTTGTGTTCAGCAGCGCGCAAGCGTATGCCTACGTGAATGCGGGTGCATCCACTTTGCGCTTTACGCGCAATGTAGTCATGTAA
- a CDS encoding chemotaxis protein CheB translates to METLIVMGASVGGVSALSTIFAALPANFPAAILAVMHVGARNSVLPEILSKTSALPVRFAEEREPVRAGRILLAPPDRHMLVANLAGQAMVELTRGPKENHTRPAIDPLFRSAAAAFGPKVVGVILSGYLDDGTAGLQAIKACGGRALVQEPQDAVAPSMPQSAIDHAEVDWRLPSAEIGPALLALASGTPAAASGTQSLPPPPLWVAVENRFARGVGDMEQLEKIATPSTFTCPECQGTLWELHGREPQRFRCHTGHSFTARMLGELQHEKAEDAIWAAVRALQEKEKLYLSLAAKAQAWLHPGTASEYAAKARQAGEQADVLKRALLA, encoded by the coding sequence ATGGAAACGCTGATCGTCATGGGAGCTTCCGTGGGCGGCGTGAGCGCACTGTCGACCATCTTTGCCGCCTTGCCGGCGAATTTTCCCGCGGCGATACTGGCCGTCATGCACGTGGGGGCGCGCAACAGCGTGCTGCCCGAGATCCTCAGCAAAACCTCCGCCTTGCCCGTGCGCTTTGCCGAAGAGCGCGAACCCGTGCGCGCGGGGCGCATCCTGCTGGCGCCGCCGGACCGGCACATGCTCGTTGCCAATCTTGCCGGGCAGGCGATGGTCGAGCTGACCCGGGGACCGAAGGAAAACCACACGCGTCCCGCCATCGACCCCCTGTTTCGCAGCGCAGCCGCCGCTTTCGGACCGAAGGTGGTGGGCGTGATCCTCAGCGGCTACCTCGACGATGGCACGGCAGGCTTGCAAGCCATCAAGGCTTGCGGCGGCAGGGCGCTGGTGCAGGAACCGCAGGACGCGGTGGCGCCGTCGATGCCGCAAAGCGCGATCGATCATGCCGAGGTGGACTGGCGCCTGCCGTCCGCCGAGATCGGCCCGGCCCTGCTGGCGCTGGCCAGCGGCACGCCGGCAGCGGCCAGCGGGACGCAGTCCTTGCCGCCCCCGCCCCTGTGGGTCGCCGTGGAAAACCGTTTTGCCCGGGGAGTGGGGGATATGGAGCAACTGGAAAAAATTGCCACGCCATCGACGTTCACCTGTCCCGAATGCCAGGGCACCTTGTGGGAGCTGCATGGCCGGGAGCCGCAGCGTTTTCGCTGTCACACGGGCCACAGTTTCACGGCGCGGATGCTCGGCGAATTGCAGCATGAAAAGGCGGAAGACGCCATCTGGGCCGCCGTCAGGGCGCTGCAGGAGAAAGAAAAGCTGTACCTGAGCCTGGCAGCCAAGGCCCAGGCCTGGCTGCATCCGGGCACGGCCAGCGAGTATGCGGCCAAGGCGCGCCAGGCGGGCGAGCAGGCCGATGTGCTGAAACGGGCCTTGCTGGCTTAA
- the trpS gene encoding tryptophan--tRNA ligase, with translation MSLPNTPDTQDQNDAPAAPLSPAAIASQSVILTGDRPTGPLHLGHYVGSLRDRVSYQNSYKQFIMLADAQALTDNMDDIDKVHRNVVEVALDYLAVGIDPSKTTVFIQSQIPELAELTFYYLNIVTVARLERNPTVKEEIRLRGFERDIPAGFLTYPASQAADITAFKAGVVPVGEDQIPMIEQTNEIVRRFNRMYNREVLMECKALVPDIGRLPGIDGKAKMSKSLGNTINLGATPAEITAAVKKVYTDPLHLRVEDPGHLEGNIAFTYLDAFDPEKAALADMKAHYVRGGLGDSIVKKRLDVVLQEMLAPIRARREEFAKDKGQVIQMLKEGTFKAREVAARTADEVKSALGLNYF, from the coding sequence ATGAGCTTGCCTAACACCCCAGATACCCAAGACCAGAATGACGCACCGGCAGCACCGCTGTCGCCCGCCGCCATCGCTTCGCAATCCGTGATCCTGACGGGCGACCGCCCTACCGGCCCCTTGCACCTGGGCCACTACGTGGGCAGCCTGCGCGACCGCGTCAGCTACCAGAACAGCTACAAGCAATTCATCATGCTGGCCGACGCGCAGGCGCTGACGGACAATATGGACGACATCGACAAGGTGCACCGCAACGTCGTCGAAGTGGCGCTCGACTACCTGGCCGTCGGCATTGACCCAAGCAAGACTACCGTGTTCATCCAGTCGCAAATCCCGGAACTGGCCGAGCTGACGTTTTACTACCTGAACATCGTCACCGTGGCGCGCCTCGAGCGCAACCCCACCGTCAAGGAAGAAATCCGTTTGCGCGGCTTCGAGCGCGACATTCCGGCCGGCTTTTTGACCTACCCGGCCAGCCAGGCGGCCGACATCACGGCCTTCAAGGCGGGCGTGGTGCCCGTGGGCGAAGACCAGATCCCGATGATCGAGCAAACGAATGAAATCGTGCGCCGCTTCAACCGCATGTACAACCGCGAAGTGCTGATGGAATGCAAGGCGCTGGTGCCCGATATCGGCCGCCTACCCGGCATCGACGGCAAGGCGAAGATGAGCAAGTCGCTGGGCAACACCATCAACCTGGGCGCGACCCCGGCCGAAATCACGGCCGCCGTGAAAAAAGTCTATACCGACCCGCTGCACCTGCGCGTGGAAGACCCTGGCCACCTGGAAGGCAATATCGCGTTTACCTACCTGGACGCGTTCGACCCGGAAAAAGCGGCGCTGGCCGACATGAAAGCCCATTACGTGCGTGGCGGCCTGGGCGACAGCATCGTCAAGAAGCGCCTGGACGTGGTCTTGCAGGAAATGCTGGCGCCGATCCGCGCCCGCCGCGAAGAGTTCGCCAAGGACAAGGGGCAAGTCATCCAGATGCTGAAAGAAGGCACGTTCAAGGCACGCGAAGTGGCGGCCCGCACGGCCGATGAAGTCAAGTCGGCGCTGGGTCTCAACTACTTCTGA
- a CDS encoding DMT family transporter: MKTHASPPPAFGLPELALIAITFIWGGTFLVVQHAVTVSGPLAFVAARFAVAAGIGALICRGQLRHLSKAELLTGMAIGVSIFGGYALQTYGLMHISSSKSAFITAFYVPIVPLVQWLVFKQRPHPAVWAAVVLAFAGLLLLTGTDGLNMVFGKGELITAVGAIAIALEIILISRVSPQLHILRVTIVQLATASLIAVLLMPVMGEAPPALSQTFILSVLALGCASALIQYVMNWAQKRISATKATLIYAGEPVWAGVIGRIAGERLPALAIVGAILIICAGILSEWRPGRLRADGKAIVPSD, from the coding sequence ATGAAAACACATGCAAGTCCCCCGCCCGCCTTCGGCCTGCCCGAACTGGCCCTGATCGCCATCACCTTCATCTGGGGCGGCACGTTTCTCGTCGTGCAACATGCCGTGACGGTCAGCGGCCCGCTGGCCTTCGTGGCTGCCCGATTTGCCGTGGCCGCCGGCATCGGCGCCCTGATTTGCCGGGGCCAGCTGCGCCATCTGAGCAAGGCCGAATTGCTGACGGGCATGGCCATTGGCGTGAGCATCTTTGGCGGCTACGCGCTGCAAACCTATGGCTTGATGCATATTTCCAGCAGCAAGTCCGCCTTCATCACGGCCTTCTATGTGCCCATCGTGCCGCTGGTGCAATGGCTGGTCTTCAAGCAGCGGCCCCATCCCGCCGTGTGGGCAGCCGTCGTGCTGGCGTTCGCCGGCTTGCTGCTGCTCACGGGCACGGACGGCCTAAACATGGTGTTTGGCAAAGGCGAGCTGATCACGGCCGTGGGCGCCATCGCGATTGCCCTGGAAATCATCCTCATCAGCCGCGTCTCGCCGCAGCTGCACATCCTGCGCGTGACCATCGTGCAACTGGCCACGGCATCATTGATCGCCGTACTGCTGATGCCCGTCATGGGCGAAGCGCCGCCAGCCCTGAGCCAGACCTTCATCCTCAGCGTGCTGGCCCTGGGCTGCGCCAGCGCGCTGATCCAGTATGTGATGAACTGGGCGCAAAAGCGCATCTCCGCCACGAAGGCGACCTTGATCTATGCGGGCGAGCCTGTGTGGGCGGGCGTGATCGGGCGCATCGCCGGAGAACGGCTGCCGGCCCTGGCCATTGTGGGCGCGATACTGATCATTTGTGCGGGCATCCTCAGCGAATGGCGGCCCGGGCGCCTGCGCGCCGACGGCAAGGCCATCGTGCCATCGGATTAA
- a CDS encoding cupin-like domain-containing protein, whose product MSAEKKEPLPLAAAPILPRALPPRPPAEFSSPEAALARKQAREAKDAQVRGVTSIDAMREAIKQAARDLPTITEVPRLAMLDAAAFRARAALGLPFLMRGLVRRWPLSKLEPGVLREQFSHVPVRARVGDYVNTAFAADRAMQDMSMGQYLDLVAEGKYALPPYLGNLELRELNRLCHWPTYFDKMGPPRFWVGPAGTVTPLHCDYDDNIFAQVWGRKRIFLSPPHHDAFLYPSEANAILFGSPFDPEAPDFERFPLARQAAMIECIVEPGDMLYVPAGWYHQVRALTFSLSSNRWARAVPLALHGEMALGLTEA is encoded by the coding sequence ATGTCTGCAGAGAAAAAAGAGCCGCTTCCGCTTGCGGCAGCCCCCATATTGCCGCGCGCGCTGCCGCCCCGGCCGCCAGCAGAATTCAGTTCGCCCGAAGCGGCCCTGGCCCGCAAGCAGGCGCGCGAAGCCAAGGATGCGCAGGTGCGCGGCGTTACCTCTATCGACGCCATGCGCGAGGCCATCAAGCAGGCGGCGCGTGACTTGCCCACCATCACCGAGGTGCCGCGCCTGGCCATGCTGGACGCGGCCGCTTTCCGCGCCCGTGCCGCACTGGGCCTGCCCTTCCTGATGCGCGGGCTGGTGCGGCGCTGGCCCTTATCCAAGCTGGAGCCTGGCGTCTTGCGTGAACAGTTCAGCCACGTGCCCGTGCGGGCGCGGGTGGGCGACTACGTCAACACGGCCTTTGCGGCCGACCGCGCCATGCAGGATATGTCGATGGGGCAATACCTGGACCTGGTGGCGGAGGGCAAATACGCGCTGCCGCCTTACCTGGGCAACCTGGAATTGCGCGAACTGAACCGTTTGTGCCACTGGCCCACGTATTTCGACAAGATGGGCCCGCCACGTTTCTGGGTGGGGCCGGCCGGCACGGTCACGCCCTTGCATTGCGATTATGATGACAATATCTTCGCCCAGGTGTGGGGCCGCAAGCGCATCTTTTTGTCGCCGCCGCACCACGACGCTTTTCTTTATCCGAGCGAAGCGAACGCCATCCTGTTCGGCTCGCCGTTCGACCCGGAAGCGCCCGATTTTGAGCGTTTTCCCCTGGCACGCCAGGCCGCCATGATCGAATGCATCGTCGAGCCGGGCGACATGCTGTACGTGCCTGCCGGCTGGTACCACCAGGTGCGCGCGCTGACGTTTTCCCTTTCCTCGAACCGCTGGGCCAGGGCCGTGCCGCTGGCACTGCATGGGGAGATGGCGCTGGGGCTTACCGAGGCTTAA
- a CDS encoding pyridoxal-dependent decarboxylase → MTDSAIEQLLQQHFSIDALQQAPAPLRQALRMLGGWLAAERDTAYPHTPYAELLTQLSDTSLPAHGMAVADFLQELDTTVLANTAQLNHPQYIGHMTQALPWISVLAEAFTATLNQNQVKIETAYVSTLIEKQILGWLHRQVYQQADSVYTQAMAVTSGALGNVVNGGTMGNLTALAVALESQLPGTRKRGLFTAMQESGYAGLAVIGSARSHYSVKKALATLGLGENALHLVAVDRDNRIDVAALEDTIADLKLRSIKVVAMIGIAGTTETGAIDPLAAMAAIAARESIWFHVDAAWGGALLIAEQYRPLYDGIALADSVVIDGHKLLWVPMAQSMVLFKDSASLNLLKHNANYILRDNSGDLGQTSLEGSRRFDALKLWTSFKVLGVSGYTTLLQQAATLSGQLQDLLADQRDFELVTRSDTFILTYRYVPAHLRQRMEALLAGDQVDAATELNKQLNTLNAKLQNRQKAQGHSFVSRTVLESTRYPGPTNVLRVVMTNVKTRPHHLRAILDEQRAIGQTLVAELGL, encoded by the coding sequence ATGACCGACTCCGCTATCGAACAGCTGCTGCAGCAGCATTTTTCCATCGATGCGCTGCAACAGGCACCCGCGCCCCTGCGGCAGGCGCTGCGCATGCTGGGCGGCTGGCTGGCCGCCGAACGCGACACGGCCTATCCGCACACGCCGTATGCGGAACTGCTGACGCAACTGTCCGACACCAGCCTGCCCGCACACGGCATGGCCGTGGCAGATTTCCTGCAAGAACTCGACACCACCGTGCTGGCCAATACGGCCCAGCTGAACCACCCGCAATACATCGGCCACATGACGCAGGCCTTGCCGTGGATCAGCGTGCTGGCCGAAGCGTTTACGGCCACCCTGAACCAGAACCAGGTCAAGATCGAGACGGCGTACGTGTCGACCCTGATCGAAAAACAGATCCTCGGCTGGCTGCACCGTCAGGTCTACCAGCAGGCAGATAGCGTCTACACGCAGGCCATGGCCGTCACCAGCGGCGCGCTGGGCAATGTCGTCAATGGCGGCACCATGGGCAACTTGACGGCGCTGGCCGTGGCGCTGGAAAGCCAATTGCCGGGCACGCGCAAGCGGGGCCTGTTCACCGCCATGCAGGAGTCGGGCTACGCGGGGCTGGCCGTGATCGGCTCGGCGCGCAGCCATTATTCCGTCAAGAAAGCACTGGCGACGTTGGGACTTGGCGAAAACGCGCTGCACCTGGTGGCCGTCGACCGCGACAACCGCATCGACGTGGCCGCGCTGGAAGACACGATCGCCGATTTGAAACTGCGCAGTATCAAGGTCGTCGCCATGATCGGCATCGCCGGCACGACGGAGACGGGCGCCATCGACCCGCTGGCCGCCATGGCCGCCATCGCCGCGCGCGAATCCATCTGGTTCCACGTCGATGCGGCCTGGGGCGGCGCGCTCTTGATCGCGGAACAGTACCGGCCCCTGTACGACGGCATCGCCCTGGCCGACTCCGTCGTCATCGACGGACACAAGCTGCTATGGGTGCCGATGGCGCAAAGCATGGTGCTGTTCAAGGACAGTGCCAGCCTGAACCTGTTGAAACACAACGCCAACTACATCCTGCGCGACAACTCGGGCGACCTGGGCCAGACCTCGCTGGAGGGCTCGCGCCGCTTCGACGCCTTGAAACTGTGGACCTCGTTCAAGGTGCTCGGTGTGTCCGGCTACACGACCTTGCTGCAGCAGGCGGCCACCCTGTCCGGCCAGTTGCAAGACTTGCTGGCAGACCAGCGGGATTTCGAACTGGTCACGCGCTCCGATACCTTCATTCTCACCTACCGCTACGTGCCCGCGCACTTGCGCCAGCGCATGGAGGCCTTGCTGGCCGGCGACCAGGTGGACGCTGCCACCGAACTGAACAAGCAGCTGAACACCTTGAACGCCAAGCTGCAAAACCGGCAAAAGGCGCAAGGCCACAGCTTCGTCTCGCGCACGGTACTGGAATCGACGCGCTACCCTGGCCCGACCAACGTGCTGCGCGTGGTCATGACCAACGTCAAGACGCGCCCCCACCACCTGCGCGCGATTCTGGATGAGCAGCGCGCCATCGGCCAGACGCTGGTGGCGGAACTGGGCCTGTAG